Sequence from the Rutidosis leptorrhynchoides isolate AG116_Rl617_1_P2 chromosome 3, CSIRO_AGI_Rlap_v1, whole genome shotgun sequence genome:
TCGGGACTCGAATTCCGGTACAATTCCGGCAATTTCAACTGCCATGTTTTATCTTTTAAGATCTGCTTCGTTTCACTCAAAATTAAACAACACCACCTATACCACTACAACCTCAACGATAAACCGAACAAAACCCTGAAATTTCATCTTCGCCACTGCCGCCACGCGCCGCCACAGTCGGCCGCAGGATTTTAACTGTTTCGTCGATTTTTACGATTTTTCCTGCGTGTTTCTGTTCACCGCCACCACAGTTAGAATCCTTGTTAAATTCCGACCAAAACCCCTTTTTCAATTTACGTTTTTACCAGAAGTTACTGTAGCTCCGCCAGATTTAGTCGCCGGAaccctaatttttttttattttatttttttcttcttccagATTAAAAAAAAAGGCATCTAGTTTATTTTTCTATTGCAGGATAATTCAAATGGCTATGATTGCAGCATTTACAACCGCCGAGAAAACCTCTCATAATTCACACAAGTTTGGTTTTACTCTTTCACCAACTAATTATGGCTATTGGAAGACAATGGTTTCCCATTTCTTGTTACAAATAATATGTTCGGTTATGTAGACGGCACAATTCCTTGTCCTTCAAAAGAATTAAAATCAACCGAACCTAATGTAGCTCAAAAGGATAATCCCAATTATCCAATATGGATTGCTAATGATGCCCACGTCCGTATGTTGATAATATCGACGATTTCTGAAGCTTCTTTTCGACATGTATATGGAGAAACTTCTCGTGATGTTTGGCTTTCTCTAGAGAAAGCATATGCACCCAATACTTCCTCTCGAGAATACACATTGAAAACACAACTTTTCAATATTAAGATGAAAGGAGATGAAACCATTGATGCCTATATCAATCATGTACAGGAGTATGCAGATGCCCTTGCAGCTATTGGTGCAACCATGAAAGAAAAAAACCTCACCTTGCTTGCAATTTCTGGTCTCAGAGAGGAGTACAATGGTCTTAAGTCTAACATCGCTACACGTCAGTCTGAGACTACGTTTAGTGAACTTCATGCTCTTCTTAGTGACCACGATTATATGTTGGGTAAGACTCGTGAATCTGTTCCATCTGTTACTCAAGCTTTTACCGCCAACACTGGATCCGGAAATTTACTTAACCATTCTTCATTACCACAATCTCAACTATTGGCCATACAACAACAATTAGCCGCTCTTGGACTTCAAGTCACCCCCACCACACCATCAGATTCTCAGGCTTTCTACGGTGCTCGTCAgcttaacaataacaacaattctgGTAATCGTCGTCGTGGAGCTTCTCGAGGTTATAGCAATCGTGGTCGAGGTGACAGTCGTAACTTTAGTTGGGCATCCAACCAAAATACTATTTACATTACTTGTTATCGATGTGGGATTGGGCACATTCCATCACAGTGTCCAAATCGTGACCCGTCTACTATTCGTGCTAGGCCAACGGCTAACTTTGCAGATAGTCGCGGCTTTTCTACAGGAGCATCTAACGCTTCTTTAGCAAGCATGGACAGTTCTGAGGCATATCATGGCAATGACGTGCTCCATGTTGGTAATGGTATGGGACTTCCTATCCTTCATATTGGTTCATCTAAAATTTATTCACCGCGTAAAGCTTTTTCTATATCCAACATTCTTCATGTTCCTGAAATAAAAAAGAATCTTCTTTCTGTTCAAAAAATTTGTGATGATAATCATGTATTTTTTGAATTTCACTCTAATTGTTTTGTTGTGAAGGACGAGTCTACACGCACTACCCTTCTCACGGGCCCCAGTGAACATGGTCTTTACTCGCTCCACCTTCCACAATTTCAGCCACTCAATAAAGTTGCTTTTTCCGTTGCACGTACGTCTTCTACAATTTGGCATAGGCGGCTTGGGCATCCACATCAGCGTCTTTTACAATTTATGCTTTCTAAATTTTGTCTTCCAGTTACAAATAGATCTTTATCAACTTTGTGTAGTTCTTGTCAAATGGGAAAATCATCAAAATTATCTTTACCTGTTTCTACATTTCGAAGTAATAAAATTTTAGatttgatttattgtgatgcttgggGTCCTGCACCAGTTTTGTCTTTTGATGGACATCGATATTTCATGTTGTGTATAGATCATCACTCTCGTTACATGTGGATTTATCCTTTAACTCAAAAATCTGATGTTTATGATACTTTCAAACGTTTTGTAATCATGGTTGAAAGACAATTCAATACTAAAATAAAAAATGTTCAAACTGACTGGGGTGGTGAATTTCGCAATTTGACTTCATTTTTCTCATCTCTTGGCATCATCCATCGTCGTTCTTGTCCTCATACGAGTGAGCAAAACGGATTTGTTTAGCGTCGCAATCATCATGTTGTTGAAACTGGTCTTACTCTTCTTGCTCAAGGCAATGTTCCTCGCCGTTTTTGGCACTTTGCTTTTGACACAGCTGTTTATCTTATTAATCGCATGCCAACTCGAGTATCCACAAACAAGTCACCTTTCGAGTTTCTATTCAAGCGTTCCCCTGATTACTCATTCCTTCGTGTTTTCGGATGCCTGTGCTTTCCACATCTTCGTGCATATAATCGTCACAAAATGGATTTTAGATCAACTTCATGTGTCTTCCTTGGTTACAGTCCCATTCATCATGGTTATAGATGCCTTGATCTATCAAATGTGCGAATCTATATTGCTCGTCATGTCGCTTTGATGAGGATCACTTTCCGTTTGCGGTCGTCTCAAAACCTTCTTCATCACCAAATACATCATGCCCATACACTTCATCCGCACCACCACACGTGGTTGCTGATACAATTCCATCACAAGAACTATCTGAACCACCTTGTCCTACTACATCGTCTTCGCCTATTTTAGACTCTTCAGAACCTTCACCCACACCTACACCTACTAATACTCAACACACAACTCATGAACCAACTCCTACAACAACATCTGGTACCTACCAATCTACTTCCCAAttacaatcaccaccaccaccaccacttcgTCCACGTCCTTCCAATCTACGTCAAAATCCAAAACAACGTGTACCATACAATCCCTCAGCCAATCATGTCATCACTTCAAAAACTCCAATTACGGAACCCACCTCTTTTACCGTTGCCAACAAATATCCCGAGTGGCGTCAAGAAATGGCCGAAGAATATTCTGCTCTTGTTAAAAATGGCACTTGGAATTTAGTTCCTCGTATTCCTAATACTAATGTTGTTGATTGTAAGTGGGTTTACAGGTTAAAACGGATCAACATGGTGCTATTACTCGTTACAAAGCGAGATTTGTTGTTAAAGGCTTCCGGCAACAACCAGGGATTGATTTTCAAGAGACATTTAGTCCTGTTGTCAAATCAATAACTATAAGGGTTGTCCTATCCCTTGCAATTACAAATAATTGGCCGCTCAGATAACTTGATGTTAAAAATGCGTTTCTCCATGGCAATCTAAAGGAAACGGTTTATATGAAACAACCGTCAGGCTTTATTGACCCACAACAGCCGGATCACGTGTGTCTACTGCATAAGTCGATTTATGGTCTAAAGCAGGCCCCGCGAGCATGGTTTCACCGACTCTCCAAGTTACTTCACGATCTCGACTTTACAAGCTCAAAAACGGATTCATCTCTTTTTATCTATTCTCGTGATGGCAATGTCATGTACATTCTTGTTTATGTGGATGATATCATTGTTACAGGAAACAACCCTGATGTTATTGAGAGACTTGTTCGACAGCTTGGCTCTACTTTTGCTTTAAAGGATATTGGCCCCCTCAACTATTTTTTGGGTGTTGAAATTGTTCCATTTGGTTCTGACATTATTCTTTCTCAACGGAAGTACATATTGGAGATTTCACAACGATCTGGCTTCTCTGACTGTAAATCTATGCCTACTCCTATGGCTACATCTAACCCGCTTCATCTAGCTGATAATGCCACATTCTCGGATCCGGTCAAATATCGACAAGTTGTTGGTGCACTCCAATATGTTACTCTTTATCGGCCAGATATTGCATATGCAATCAACAAAGTCTGTCAATTTATGCATGCCCCAACTCAAAACCATTGGTGTGCGGTTAAAAGAATATTGAGATATCTTCATGGTACTATAAATCATGGTATGCTTATTCGTCGAGCCTCCGACACTACTCTTCAGGCATTTACAGATAGTCATTGGCAAGGTACTTCATCCACAAAACCGTCCTCTCTTGAAACATTCTCTGATGCTGATTGGGATGGATGTCCAGATGATAGGAGATCCACGGGGGGATTTGCTATCTATTTAGGCTCTAATCTCATCTCATGGACTGCCCGTAAACAACGTACTGTTTCTCGTTCTTCTACTGAATCATAATACAAAGCCCTTGCTGACACAGTTGAGCTTACATGGCTTCAAGCTCTTCTTCGTGAACTTGGCATTCGCACATCTTCAACACCTATACTATGGTGCGATAATCTAGGTGCAACCTACTTATCAGCCAATCCTATCTTTCATGCACGGACAAAACACATAGAAGTCGACTTTCACTTTATTCGTGAAAAGGTTGCTCAAGGACATTTGAGAGTACAATTCATATCTACGGATGACCAGATTGCAGATATCTTTACAAAGCCATTACCTACCAATCGGTTTCTATTTCTGAGATCCAAGCTACAGGTCGTTCCCCGCCCTTAGCTTGCGGGGGCGTATTAGACATATATAAGCCCATGGGCTTTAGGGTTTAGTATTGACTTAGGCTCCAAGTTGTATTAGCCTATATATATTTGATGTAATCTATTGATTgagatataataacacaatacaatTGTCCTGGAATTATAGTACTAAATTGTGACACATTTACGCTATTAAGGATAAAAATTGCAGTTTTAAAAATACGAGGATAAAAAGGGTACAAATGAACAAACATAGAGACGATTTTGACAATTTTGTCTAATATGTATGTGAAACTTAAATAAGTTCTCGGTTTTTCACAGGATAATGTTGGGATTTTGAAAAACTGATAAGAAGAAAATGGTGCAAGATCGGTTATCTTGTTTCGAAAAGCAGATATGATATAATATAAAGAAAAACAATTATAGTGTGGGAAAATCAAAATATTCGAAACAAACTTCCAAAAGGAAAGAATTGGAAAATATTGAACGCTGCTGGGAAAAAGGTCATGAGTTCATGAGTCATGACAATTGCCGATTGGAAGTCTCACACCCGGAATTAAAACAATAAACACGTGAAAATAATTCACTCAAATTTTAAGAAACTACGTATTTGCCAATTATGACagtcaatattattaaatattataataattatatatactccCTCGTGGATTAAATGTCCAACcgcatttttttttaatttataatagTTTAATGAAATATTCACTTTACTCTTAATTTTATATGacactatataattaattataagaaAATAATGAAATCAATATTAAATATTTTtcttattttcatatataaaacgAGTAAAATTAGAACTTTAGTGGCTCTTTAATATTATTTCAAATAAGAAAATTGTTTGAAAATACATTGAACTTTTACTAAAtttctattgtatgcatccaactttcagatctcctattgtatgcattcaactatttTAATTGTTCTATTGTACGCATTATGTAACTTGACACCAGGTATCCGGTTAATATGTAGAAAAAGTGCGTAATTGATCCCTCGGCTTAACGTTTGTTAAATTTTTTCGTTAAATCGTATCTCATCCTACCATTCATTTTCAAGAACATCTTCATCTTCAAAAAGACATTCTTCATCTTCAAAACACCTTTATCACCAATAATTTCAAAATACATTCATCACCCCACAAAAAATCACCCAAATTAAACACCATTCAAAACATTCAAACAACATAAAACTCCATTCTTAACATAGGTACAGATTTAAGATTCAAAAACCAAAGTCAGATCCAAAACTCAAATTCAAATATAAATCCCCACACCAATTCCTTTTTCTCTAAACTTCATATTCATATCCCTGTTTCTCGATACAATATAATTTCATTTTCTTGTTTATCGAATTTAATTTGATGAATATGAAATTGGTGCAAGTTTAGTCGTACAAAGACCACCCAACTTCGCCACCATCGCAACATAGTCACCTTAGTGCCGTCGATTACTCAGCCGTCACTGGATGTTCATACATATGCATAAGGGTAACAAACCCATAAATTCCAGCTTTTATTCGTGTTTAGATCTCAGTTCATCATCGCAAATCGAAAAAACTCGTcagtttgacttttggttgaccAAACTTGTTTCTTTAAATATCAATCGGTTTTAAGAGCTGTTTATATTCGTTTAAGTGTCAGAAATTGTTTATCACTCGTAGAATTTCACAATTGTTAGCTTAAATCGAAAACGCATtttactactccctccgtcccacaatAAGTGTCCACtattgacttttcaaagtcaaattttctcaactttgaccgtaaatatatttatttgtgttatataatatc
This genomic interval carries:
- the LOC139901838 gene encoding uncharacterized mitochondrial protein AtMg00810-like — protein: MKQPSGFIDPQQPDHVCLLHKSIYGLKQAPRAWFHRLSKLLHDLDFTSSKTDSSLFIYSRDGNVMYILVYVDDIIVTGNNPDVIERLVRQLGSTFALKDIGPLNYFLGVEIVPFGSDIILSQRKYILEISQRSGFSDCKSMPTPMATSNPLHLADNATFSDPVKYRQVVGALQYVTLYRPDIAYAINKVCQFMHAPTQNHWCAVKRILRYLHGTINHGMLIRRASDTTLQAFTDSHWQGTSSTKPSSLETFSDADWDGCPDDRRSTGGFAIYLGSNLISWTARKQRTVSRSSTES